Proteins co-encoded in one Opisthocomus hoazin isolate bOpiHoa1 chromosome 9, bOpiHoa1.hap1, whole genome shotgun sequence genomic window:
- the TANK gene encoding TRAF family member-associated NF-kappa-B activator, with protein MDKNIGEQLNKAYEAYRQACMDRDHAVKELQQKTENYMQQIREQQEKIELQNSIIAKLKSQLAALNANRGNAHPYILMHEDIETSNLSFSQLSEKLNVAKQREKLLKEQLESESMKLKQLEDKNNQKERKLISIISNQEDKIRTLKSKLKELNEAQKAVQMPTYKGEVKSKKVVPDKPELSQEISGISPMTERENLETIFHDMKEECHRICMLAREQTDQLSKFKIKPEPETEIQFSMPIQCTDKTDEQAEELFKPRVIKDINRGASCITPITPRGVGQDEDNNSVESLSKFNVKFPPTDNDSAFLQSTQEKPTVPCTGIAENMLQDHNFNLEHRDRAVNLSKLEPNSFEAHGVDLMTSALQSLTTVDKTNSPNHANMPIENTHDKTCLKTTDTGFTFVPKHTNQGVPEVIFSSLEAAGTTVRGPHQLIWQPQDNDLLAQAYTDSELNQCGICEFCREVFPPSITSKEDFLRHLNSHFKVQS; from the exons ATGGACAAAAACATTGGAGAGCAGCTTAACAAAGCTTATGAAGCCTACCGACAAGCATGCATGGATAGGGACCATGCTGTGAAAGAACTACAGCAAAAA ACAGAAAACTACATGCAGCAAATACGTGAACAGCAGGAAAAGATAGAACTTCAGAACAGCATTATTGCAAAACTGAAATCACAGTTAGCTGCTCTGAATGCTAATAGAG gtaatgcACATCCCTACATTCTGATGCATGAAGACATTGAAACCTCCAACTTATCTTTCAGCCAGCTCTCTGAAAAACTGAACGtagcaaagcaaagagaaaaactcTTAAAG GAACAGTTAGAAAGTGAGAGCATGAAGTTGAAGCAACTTGAGGACAAAAACAATCAAAAGGAAAGGAAGCTTATATCTATTATTTCCAACCAAGAAGATAAAATAAGAACTCTGAAAAGCAAATTGAAAGAATTAAATGAAGCACAAAAGGCTGTACAGATGCCAACGTATAAAGGGGAG GTGAAAAGTAAGAAAGTTGTTCCAGATAAGCCTGAATTATCTCAGGAGATCTCTGGTATTTCACCTATGACTGAAAG GGAGAATCTGGAGACTATTTTCCATGACATGAAAGAAGAGTGTCATCGAATATGTATGCTAGCCAGAGAACAAACAGACCAACTGAGTAAATTTAAGATAAAGCCAGAACCTGAAACTG aaatacagttttccaTGCCGATACAGTGTACTGATAAAACTGATGAACAAGCAGAAGAGCTTTTTAAGCCTCGGGTTATAAAGGATATAAATAGAGGTGCATCATGCATCACACCTATCACACCAAGAGGAGTGGGCCAAGATGAGGACAACAACTCTGTAGAATCACTTTCTAAATTTAATGTCAAGTTTCCACCTACAGACAATGACTCTGCTTTCTTGCAGAGCACTCAGGAAAAACCAACAGTTCCTTGTACTGGTATAGCTGAGAACATGCTTCAAGATCACAATTTTAACCTGGAGCACAGAGACCGTGCTGTTAACCTCAGTAAATTGGAGCCTAACTCATTTGAAGCTCATGGAGTTGATCTCATGACCTCAGCTTTGCAAAGCTTAACTACTGTTGACAAAACAAACTCCCCAAATCATGCAAACATGCCCATAGAGAATACCCATgacaaaacatgtttaaaaacaaCAGACACTGGTTTCACATTTGTACCTAAGCACACAAACCAGGGTGTAcctgaagtaattttttcttctttagaagcTGCTGGGACAACTGTCAGAGGTCCTCATCAG ctCATTTGGCAGCCTCAAGACAATGATTTGCTGGCACAAGCTTATACAGACTCTGAACTGAATCAGTGTGGAATATGTGAATTCTGTCGAGAAGTTTTCCCACCATCTATAACATCTAAGGAAGATTTTCTTCGGCATCTGAATTCCCACTTTAAAGTACAGTCTTAG